From Quercus lobata isolate SW786 chromosome 1, ValleyOak3.0 Primary Assembly, whole genome shotgun sequence, one genomic window encodes:
- the LOC115950596 gene encoding protein CLAVATA 3, producing the protein MASRSMFISCVLLLLILCLLVLMEETASTDCNTGYVCFYSKASVSLMTTHNRKMLAGLEKKKKTVKLGLQVSAATSMNGGNYVGSELRNTPSGPDPLHHNGGSPKMPRNSP; encoded by the exons ATGGCGTCAAGATCCATGTTTATATCATGTGTACTTCTCCTTCTGATTTTGTGTCTCCTTGTGCTCATGGAGGAAACTGCTTCTACTG ATTGCAATACTGGTTATGTGTGCTTTTACTCCAAGGCATCTGTTTCCTTGATGACTACTCACAACAGAAAG ATGCTTGCTGGtttggagaagaagaaaaagactgTGAAGCTTGGCCTGCAAGTTTCAGCTGCAACCAGTATGAATGGTGGGAACTATGTGGGTTCGGAGTTAAGGAATACTCCCTCTGGTCCAGACCCATTACACCATAACGGGGGCAGTCCCAAAATGCCTAGAAATAGTCCTTGA